One stretch of Schlesneria sp. DSM 10557 DNA includes these proteins:
- a CDS encoding bifunctional N-acetylglucosamine-1-phosphate uridyltransferase/glucosamine-1-phosphate acetyltransferase, with translation MAGSMAIVLAAGKSTRMKSALPKVLHNVCGRPMIEYVLDAARSAGVTRIVAIVGHEAEKVRGALSYHSDVEFALQSEQKGTGHAVMMCREQLRSHDGPVLVLAGDTPLLKKESLAQLLEIQQAQQAACVIGTAVTQANFGLGRVIRGSGNTFEKIVEEKDATPDEKKVQEINTGCYAFDGQALLASLEQIQPNNSQAEYYLTDCPRVLKEQGRTVVALEAFDMVEALGVNTREQLSQVTRTLQQSAMSRWMVNGTTIVMPDQTFIDPQVQIGVDTIIEPFTHITGSVVIGDNCRIGPHVILEGPLNIAAGTTVGPFKHLRKS, from the coding sequence ATGGCAGGCTCAATGGCCATTGTTCTGGCGGCGGGAAAGAGCACACGGATGAAGTCGGCACTCCCGAAAGTGCTTCATAACGTCTGCGGTCGCCCGATGATCGAATACGTCCTGGACGCAGCCCGGTCCGCCGGCGTCACCCGAATCGTGGCAATCGTCGGCCATGAAGCAGAAAAAGTACGAGGTGCCCTCTCGTATCACTCTGACGTCGAATTCGCGTTGCAGTCGGAACAAAAAGGGACCGGTCATGCGGTGATGATGTGCCGAGAACAACTCCGCTCGCACGATGGCCCTGTGCTGGTTCTCGCCGGTGACACTCCCCTGCTGAAGAAAGAGTCGCTCGCTCAGCTTCTCGAGATTCAGCAGGCGCAGCAGGCTGCCTGCGTGATTGGAACGGCCGTGACCCAGGCCAACTTCGGACTGGGACGTGTGATCCGTGGTTCCGGTAACACCTTCGAGAAGATCGTCGAAGAAAAGGATGCAACCCCCGACGAGAAGAAGGTTCAGGAGATTAATACCGGCTGTTACGCGTTTGACGGGCAAGCCCTGCTCGCTTCGCTGGAACAGATTCAACCCAACAACAGTCAGGCGGAGTACTACCTCACAGATTGCCCGCGCGTTCTGAAGGAGCAGGGACGCACCGTCGTAGCTCTTGAGGCATTCGACATGGTGGAAGCACTCGGGGTCAACACGCGGGAACAGCTTTCCCAAGTCACTCGAACGCTGCAGCAATCCGCCATGTCACGCTGGATGGTCAACGGAACCACCATCGTCATGCCCGATCAGACCTTCATCGATCCCCAGGTACAAATTGGCGTCGATACCATTATCGAACCATTCACGCACATCACAGGCTCCGTCGTGATTGGCGACAACTGTCGGATTGGACCTCACGTTATCCTGGAAGGACCACTGAATATCGCAGCAGGGACCACGGTGGGCCCCTTCAAACATCTCCGCAAGTCGTGA
- a CDS encoding bifunctional transcriptional activator/DNA repair enzyme AdaA has protein sequence MSTLPPVAEMEQAYLNRDASYDGLFFLGVRTTGIFCRPTCPARSPLPRNVEYFPSVAKALFAGYRPCKRCRPMAEVNQPDWAAALLAEIDADPGRRITESDLRSRGLDPATARRHFLRNYGMTFQAYSRARRLTNAFTGIRNGESLDGAAYDSGYESLSGFREAFGQTFACPPGKSLNRPVVLLAWLTSPLGPLIAGATDDGLCLLEFTDRRMLEAQFETIRNSFQSPVVPGMNVHLEQVQQELDAYFEGRLVKFTVPLVYPGTDFQRRVWNELQRIPYGETRSYQELATTLGDAGAVRAVGRANGLNRIAILIPCHRVINKDGGLGGYGGGLRRKQFLLDFERSNARAIATGVAGSQRLGSSSK, from the coding sequence ATGAGCACATTGCCACCTGTTGCGGAGATGGAGCAGGCCTACCTCAATCGAGATGCCTCGTATGACGGTCTGTTTTTTCTCGGAGTTCGAACCACGGGAATCTTCTGCCGACCGACGTGTCCTGCTCGCAGTCCCCTTCCCAGAAATGTTGAGTATTTTCCGTCCGTCGCAAAGGCACTGTTTGCCGGGTACAGGCCCTGCAAGCGATGCCGACCAATGGCGGAAGTGAATCAACCGGATTGGGCCGCAGCTCTGCTGGCAGAGATCGACGCGGACCCCGGACGCCGAATTACGGAAAGTGATCTCCGGAGTCGAGGCCTGGATCCGGCGACCGCACGACGCCACTTCCTGCGGAACTACGGGATGACATTCCAAGCATATTCCCGGGCGCGGCGACTGACGAACGCCTTCACCGGGATTCGTAACGGCGAGTCTCTTGACGGTGCCGCTTACGACAGCGGGTACGAATCGTTGAGCGGTTTTCGGGAGGCATTCGGGCAGACCTTCGCGTGTCCGCCGGGAAAGAGCCTCAATCGCCCCGTTGTCTTGCTGGCGTGGCTGACCAGTCCCCTTGGGCCCCTCATTGCTGGTGCTACTGATGACGGTCTTTGTCTACTGGAGTTCACTGACCGACGGATGCTGGAGGCTCAGTTCGAAACCATACGGAATTCGTTTCAGTCTCCTGTGGTCCCGGGAATGAATGTCCATCTCGAGCAAGTGCAGCAAGAACTGGATGCCTATTTTGAAGGGCGTTTAGTCAAGTTTACGGTACCGCTGGTGTACCCCGGCACCGATTTTCAGAGACGCGTCTGGAACGAACTTCAGAGAATTCCCTACGGCGAGACCAGATCCTATCAGGAGCTTGCGACGACATTGGGGGATGCAGGTGCCGTCCGTGCGGTCGGTCGTGCCAACGGACTCAATCGGATCGCAATCCTGATCCCTTGTCATCGTGTGATCAACAAGGATGGGGGGCTGGGAGGCTATGGGGGTGGACTGCGAAGGAAGCAGTTTCTACTGGACTTTGAACGGTCCAACGCGCGAGCAATCGCCACAGGGGTGGCAGGTTCACAGAGGCTTGGAAGTTCATCGAAATGA